A DNA window from Acinetobacter sp. 10FS3-1 contains the following coding sequences:
- a CDS encoding ATP-binding protein translates to MAKIDLPDNILNALSTVLLQLQHSLPELKQTPDFSAYAYKWQNGELKPIHQLKQIALEDLKGIEKQKEKVIQNTLQFLKDLPANDVLLTGSRGTGKSSIVRALLTEYADQGLRLIEIERDDLSDLPQIQQLIAGRPEKFIVYCDDLAFNAEDENYRSLKSVLDGSLQSGSNNFVIYATSNRRHLLPEFMHENTPVTKVDVPQYTELHPQEAIEEKISLSDRFGLWLSFYPMDQNLYLEIVEHYLKKSSMELTAEARAEALRWCQARGQRSGRAAYQFSKHWIGSEQLKKA, encoded by the coding sequence ATGGCGAAAATCGACTTACCTGACAATATTTTAAATGCGCTTTCTACTGTACTTTTGCAGCTTCAACATAGCTTGCCTGAGCTGAAGCAGACACCGGATTTTTCTGCGTATGCTTATAAATGGCAAAACGGGGAACTAAAGCCGATTCATCAACTTAAACAGATTGCGCTGGAAGATTTAAAAGGAATCGAGAAACAAAAAGAAAAAGTGATTCAGAACACTTTACAGTTTTTAAAAGACCTGCCTGCCAATGATGTGCTGCTGACCGGCTCGCGTGGCACAGGCAAGTCGTCAATTGTCCGCGCCTTGTTGACTGAATACGCAGATCAGGGTTTACGCCTGATTGAAATTGAACGTGATGACCTGTCAGATCTGCCTCAAATTCAGCAACTGATCGCTGGCCGTCCAGAAAAATTTATAGTCTATTGTGATGATCTGGCCTTTAATGCAGAAGATGAAAATTATCGCAGTTTAAAAAGTGTTCTGGATGGCTCATTGCAATCTGGTTCCAACAATTTTGTGATTTATGCGACGAGTAACCGTCGCCATTTATTGCCAGAATTTATGCATGAAAATACGCCGGTCACCAAAGTCGATGTACCGCAATATACAGAGTTACATCCTCAGGAAGCGATCGAAGAAAAAATTTCCTTATCTGATCGTTTCGGATTATGGCTGTCTTTTTACCCGATGGATCAAAACCTCTATCTGGAAATTGTGGAACATTATCTTAAAAAATCCAGTATGGAACTGACTGCAGAGGCACGTGCCGAAGCATTACGCTGGTGCCAGGCACGTGGGCAACGTTCAGGTCGTGCTGCTTATCAGTTTTCGAAGCATTGGATTGGGTCAGAGCAACTTAAAAAAGCTTAA
- a CDS encoding Lrp/AsnC family transcriptional regulator, whose protein sequence is MSESFSFDEIDTACIKALISNPRGSWRELSQISDVPEKKLSRRLVKLLNDQVIRTAIELNPLVTNKGYTVHVWISVKFGKEKEIAQFFANRPEVRIVFLTTGLADIFLEIGLEKAADLSIWMHDFVTQIPDIKTVETQAVLKPFTWASKPKALDGISVKNVNVRNLTETELKLIHALSIDGRSSIKSLAEQIELSEHKTQKLLSDLLEEGIFNIRVDVEPSLMGYKSEAIILIKARPDSANHIAKTLSELKYTRCLFGISGDSQFFWHVLCNDLSDLWKLITEDLGNFEGIQSCNTNMVTLALKRAGFMRKISSAQLFSSLE, encoded by the coding sequence ATGAGTGAATCTTTTAGTTTCGACGAAATCGATACCGCATGCATCAAAGCTCTCATCTCTAATCCGAGAGGATCATGGAGAGAACTGAGTCAGATTAGTGATGTTCCGGAAAAAAAGCTGTCTCGGCGTCTGGTTAAATTGCTAAATGACCAAGTTATACGTACTGCGATTGAGTTAAATCCACTGGTTACCAATAAGGGTTACACAGTTCATGTATGGATCAGTGTGAAATTTGGGAAGGAAAAAGAAATTGCACAATTTTTTGCAAACCGCCCAGAAGTGCGTATTGTTTTTCTAACTACAGGACTTGCAGATATTTTCTTAGAGATTGGACTAGAAAAAGCAGCGGATCTCTCCATTTGGATGCATGACTTTGTTACGCAAATTCCAGATATTAAAACTGTAGAAACACAAGCGGTCTTAAAACCCTTTACATGGGCCAGTAAACCTAAAGCATTAGATGGCATCAGCGTTAAAAATGTTAATGTTAGAAACTTGACTGAAACTGAATTAAAGTTAATTCATGCTCTATCTATTGATGGCCGTTCATCTATTAAAAGTTTGGCAGAACAAATTGAGCTCAGTGAACATAAAACTCAGAAATTATTGAGTGACTTATTGGAAGAAGGTATTTTCAACATTCGTGTCGATGTAGAACCTAGTTTGATGGGCTATAAATCCGAAGCAATTATTTTGATTAAAGCTCGTCCAGATTCAGCGAATCATATTGCCAAGACCTTGTCTGAACTCAAATATACACGTTGTCTATTTGGAATTAGTGGTGATTCGCAATTTTTCTGGCATGTACTATGTAATGATTTAAGTGATTTATGGAAATTAATTACTGAAGATCTTGGTAATTTTGAAGGTATTCAATCCTGTAATACCAACATGGTGACTTTAGCTTTAAAGCGTGCAGGATTTATGCGAAAAATCAGCAGTGCACAGTTATTTTCAAGTTTGGAATAA
- a CDS encoding M48 family metalloprotease gives MKRLLLACSLSICMSVGHTDSTYFDRPTALFTVPDIGAGIGLLDQQKEKMIGEKVYREVHRQMPVMQDPWLEDQLLSVFSHILSQTQLSQPIGLLVINDAQINAFAVPGGLFALNAGLINSARNMDEVAGVMAHEIAHVSQRHYSRSQEAFKGQGLLALAGILVGALVASQADGDAGAAVMMGSQAALLDQQLTYSRNQEREADRIGMQYMYASGYNPHSMADFFEVMHRSTSRLSFLPDFWLTHPLTTERMSEARLRAGQLPAVKPKLNDQDFEIIKWYSRVVSRQASEKQLSLLAGRNSFAGQLALATYHLQQGDFQAAQAVLDQVSQKHQKHPLWILSQTDVYLGQNHVNEALKSVSSAARIMPENRALNYKHAEVLIRAKQPDHARTIVQRFLSANPRDVSGWRLMQMAANAQPASEIKAATVLRYRAEVEYWSGHEETAIKSLLHAQRVSKSNQSLSATINQRLKQMQRERQDKI, from the coding sequence TTGAAACGTTTGCTACTGGCTTGTAGTTTAAGTATATGTATGTCCGTAGGACATACCGACAGCACTTATTTTGATCGACCGACAGCACTATTTACTGTGCCCGATATTGGGGCTGGTATAGGCTTGCTCGATCAGCAAAAAGAAAAAATGATCGGTGAAAAAGTCTATCGCGAAGTACATAGGCAGATGCCAGTGATGCAGGATCCCTGGCTTGAAGATCAGCTCCTCTCAGTGTTTTCCCATATTCTCAGTCAAACCCAGTTATCCCAGCCGATTGGCCTGCTAGTTATTAATGATGCACAAATTAATGCCTTTGCCGTGCCCGGTGGCTTGTTTGCTTTAAATGCAGGTTTGATTAATTCTGCACGTAATATGGATGAAGTGGCTGGGGTGATGGCGCATGAAATTGCTCACGTTTCCCAGCGCCATTATAGCCGTTCCCAAGAGGCCTTTAAGGGGCAGGGCTTATTGGCTTTGGCAGGAATTCTGGTGGGAGCCTTGGTGGCCTCGCAGGCAGATGGTGATGCAGGTGCTGCGGTCATGATGGGCTCTCAGGCAGCTTTACTTGATCAGCAGCTCACTTATAGCCGTAATCAGGAACGTGAAGCGGATCGCATTGGTATGCAGTACATGTACGCATCGGGTTATAATCCGCATAGCATGGCAGATTTTTTCGAGGTTATGCATCGATCTACCAGCCGTTTAAGTTTTTTACCGGATTTCTGGCTTACTCACCCTTTGACGACCGAAAGGATGAGCGAAGCGCGACTGCGTGCTGGTCAGCTTCCGGCAGTCAAACCGAAGCTGAATGATCAGGATTTTGAAATTATCAAATGGTATAGCCGGGTAGTGTCCCGTCAGGCCAGTGAAAAGCAGTTAAGTTTGCTGGCAGGGCGCAATAGTTTTGCTGGTCAACTGGCCTTGGCGACGTATCATCTGCAACAGGGCGACTTTCAGGCTGCACAGGCTGTTCTTGATCAGGTGAGCCAGAAGCACCAGAAGCATCCTTTATGGATATTAAGTCAGACGGATGTTTATCTGGGCCAAAATCATGTTAATGAGGCTTTAAAAAGTGTGAGTTCAGCAGCACGCATTATGCCGGAAAACCGGGCATTGAATTATAAGCATGCTGAGGTGCTGATTCGTGCCAAACAGCCTGATCATGCTAGAACTATTGTACAGCGCTTTTTAAGTGCAAATCCGCGGGATGTCAGTGGTTGGCGTCTTATGCAAATGGCTGCAAATGCTCAGCCAGCCTCCGAGATTAAAGCCGCGACTGTTCTGCGCTATCGGGCTGAAGTGGAATACTGGTCAGGTCATGAGGAAACAGCGATTAAATCTTTATTACATGCACAGCGGGTCAGTAAAAGTAATCAGTCTTTATCGGCCACCATTAATCAGCGTTTAAAGCAGATGCAGCGGGAACGACAAGATAAAATCTGA
- a CDS encoding 2-hydroxyacid dehydrogenase, protein MKQKVVVFSQIDPDIQEKLEQRYQVVCLQPKLGDVNEQLLTHVRDAEGMLGAGRLLNRHNLATANRLKIISSVSVGYDNYELNYLNKKQIYLAHTPHVLTETTADLAFCLLMSAARKVPYLDQWTKQGQWQRTVGEAQFGVDVFGKTLGIIGLGHIGAAIARRGFYGFNMNILYHNRREKPELAQSLRAEYCTLSQLLQRSDFVVIAVDLNAESKSLIAAAELAQMQPHAVLVNIARGSVIDEQALIDALKARQIFAAGLDVYQKEPLKESELFKLENVVTLPHVGSATAATRKKMAELAYQNLVDALEGKVPRYVVNPQF, encoded by the coding sequence ATGAAACAGAAAGTTGTAGTATTCAGTCAGATTGATCCAGACATTCAGGAAAAACTCGAACAGCGTTATCAGGTGGTCTGTTTGCAGCCAAAGTTGGGTGATGTCAATGAACAGCTCTTGACGCATGTGCGGGATGCAGAGGGCATGCTCGGTGCAGGACGGTTGTTGAATCGTCATAATTTGGCCACTGCAAACCGATTAAAAATTATTTCCAGTGTCAGTGTGGGTTATGACAACTATGAGCTGAATTATTTAAATAAAAAGCAGATTTATCTTGCACATACGCCACATGTATTGACTGAAACTACGGCTGACCTGGCTTTTTGCTTATTGATGTCCGCTGCCCGAAAAGTTCCCTATCTGGATCAATGGACCAAACAGGGACAATGGCAGCGTACTGTAGGCGAAGCACAATTCGGTGTAGATGTTTTTGGAAAAACGCTTGGGATTATTGGCCTTGGTCATATTGGTGCTGCAATCGCACGCCGTGGTTTTTATGGTTTTAATATGAATATTCTTTACCATAACCGCCGCGAAAAACCGGAGTTGGCCCAAAGCCTTCGTGCAGAATATTGTACTTTAAGCCAGCTTTTACAGCGTTCGGATTTTGTGGTGATTGCGGTAGATTTAAATGCAGAATCAAAATCCCTAATAGCCGCAGCAGAACTGGCCCAAATGCAGCCTCATGCTGTGCTGGTAAATATTGCCCGTGGTTCAGTAATTGATGAGCAGGCCTTGATTGATGCCCTAAAAGCTAGGCAGATATTTGCAGCAGGGCTAGATGTTTATCAGAAAGAACCTTTAAAAGAGTCAGAGCTGTTTAAGCTGGAGAATGTAGTTACTTTGCCTCATGTGGGTTCGGCGACAGCAGCGACACGGAAGAAAATGGCAGAACTGGCCTATCAGAATCTGGTGGATGCACTGGAAGGGAAAGTGCCACGCTATGTGGTTAATCCACAGTTTTAG
- a CDS encoding amidase: MNIVNLSALELGRQIACKKITSVETVQFYIDRNQTFKHLDCISELFETEALQHAKYLDELLQQGTRLSPFHGVPILLKDNLDVAGHITYAGTVYLDQKALANCELVDQLQNLGFVILGKTKMTELAFGLSGQNPMQGTPKNPWAEQQFAPGGSSSGSAVAVACNLSPLAFGGDTGGSIRTPAALNGIFGFKPTAHKIADMGAVPLSKTLDTLGPFARFADDISALINLLMDTNVEVASSENVIYALDESAFPYPLEHEVLTLWRGVLKRIEALGIEIKNWQPPAHFDFHDLSDRTSDIIAYESYLYHGDTAENAEVKMWELVRQRVLRGKTISQQKYETLIAERTEFQQSFKASLDGQCLLFPVSPFLGAVSSSEDAEFSHVGEYTRPFNYLDAPSYAFPIALSDSGLPMGIQLVSYQANDVNVVNMVQKIANGLGIRSVLPPICQD; encoded by the coding sequence ATGAATATTGTGAATTTATCTGCACTTGAGTTAGGTCGACAGATTGCTTGCAAAAAGATAACTTCAGTAGAGACAGTTCAATTTTATATTGATCGAAACCAGACATTTAAACATCTAGATTGCATTTCGGAACTATTTGAAACCGAGGCTTTGCAACATGCTAAGTACTTAGATGAGTTGCTTCAGCAAGGAACACGTTTAAGTCCATTTCATGGTGTTCCAATTTTACTAAAAGATAATCTGGATGTAGCGGGTCATATAACGTATGCCGGTACAGTTTATCTAGATCAAAAAGCGTTAGCAAACTGCGAACTGGTTGATCAGTTACAAAATTTAGGTTTTGTAATCTTAGGTAAAACTAAAATGACCGAGTTGGCCTTTGGTTTGTCAGGGCAAAATCCAATGCAGGGTACACCTAAAAACCCTTGGGCAGAACAGCAATTCGCGCCAGGTGGATCTTCTTCAGGTTCAGCAGTCGCAGTTGCATGTAATCTAAGTCCTTTAGCATTTGGTGGTGATACTGGTGGTTCAATTCGTACACCAGCAGCATTGAATGGCATATTTGGATTTAAACCCACAGCTCATAAAATTGCTGACATGGGTGCAGTGCCATTATCTAAAACATTAGATACTTTAGGTCCGTTTGCGCGTTTTGCAGATGACATTAGTGCGTTAATTAATTTATTGATGGATACAAATGTTGAAGTGGCATCAAGTGAAAATGTAATTTATGCTTTAGATGAGTCTGCATTTCCATATCCGCTTGAGCATGAGGTATTAACGCTTTGGCGCGGAGTGCTAAAACGCATAGAGGCTTTAGGAATTGAAATTAAAAACTGGCAACCACCTGCACATTTTGATTTTCATGATCTATCAGATCGAACATCTGATATTATTGCCTATGAAAGCTATTTGTATCATGGTGATACAGCTGAAAATGCTGAAGTAAAAATGTGGGAATTGGTACGTCAGCGTGTGCTACGTGGTAAGACCATCTCACAGCAAAAATATGAGACATTGATTGCAGAGCGAACTGAGTTTCAGCAATCGTTTAAAGCCTCTTTAGATGGTCAATGTTTGTTGTTTCCAGTGAGCCCATTTCTTGGAGCTGTGTCAAGTTCAGAAGATGCCGAGTTTAGTCATGTGGGTGAATATACACGTCCATTTAACTATTTAGATGCACCAAGTTATGCTTTCCCCATAGCTCTGAGTGATAGCGGATTGCCGATGGGTATTCAGTTGGTTTCATATCAAGCGAATGATGTTAATGTGGTAAACATGGTGCAGAAAATTGCCAATGGTTTAGGTATTCGTTCTGTATTACCACCAATTTGTCAGGATTAA
- a CDS encoding MFS transporter — MDESKMQNSISAQGNVSQKKVILAGTVGNAIEWFDWTIYATFAVFFAKQFFPSDDPTASLLATFAIFAVGFFMRPLGGIVLGIFSDRYGRKAALAVTIIMMAGGSLMIGLSPTYESIGIFAPIILVLARLLQGLSLGGEFASAATYLSEMAAKHKRGFYSSFMFFSSAIGILMASGLAWALTSALTETQMSEYGWRIPFILGAIGGLVGMWIRKSVPDSEMTHKKESVKNPLAVLIKRHPKETLRIVGISILTTFAFYIFVVYVPTYAIKVLGAEPQTAFAANTVGLIIFILCQPVFGWLSDKIGRKPQLIVFAAGYLVFFYPIIKWMDGTFASILLVELFGLVLYALYTAIGPAVMSEQFPTEVRAVGIGAPYNLMVALLGGTTPYVLTWLQSIGKQDYFYFMVLVGALLTLITFIKMPETAGKGLEDIK, encoded by the coding sequence ATGGATGAGTCAAAAATGCAAAACTCAATTTCCGCTCAAGGAAATGTATCACAAAAGAAAGTTATTCTTGCAGGAACTGTAGGAAATGCGATTGAATGGTTTGATTGGACGATTTATGCCACATTTGCGGTATTTTTCGCGAAACAGTTTTTCCCCTCAGATGATCCAACGGCATCGTTGCTGGCGACCTTCGCAATTTTTGCTGTTGGTTTCTTCATGCGCCCATTAGGTGGAATCGTATTGGGCATCTTTTCGGACCGCTATGGTCGAAAAGCCGCTTTGGCCGTCACCATCATTATGATGGCAGGTGGATCTTTGATGATTGGTCTTTCACCAACCTATGAATCAATTGGTATTTTTGCACCAATTATTTTGGTATTGGCACGATTACTTCAGGGTTTATCGTTAGGCGGCGAGTTCGCTTCAGCTGCAACCTATCTTTCAGAGATGGCAGCAAAACATAAACGTGGATTCTATTCGAGCTTTATGTTTTTTAGTTCAGCAATTGGTATTTTGATGGCCTCAGGTCTTGCTTGGGCTTTAACAAGTGCTTTGACTGAAACGCAAATGAGTGAATACGGTTGGCGTATTCCGTTTATTCTGGGTGCGATTGGCGGCTTGGTGGGTATGTGGATTCGTAAATCCGTACCTGATAGTGAAATGACCCATAAAAAAGAATCCGTAAAAAATCCTTTGGCTGTATTGATTAAACGTCATCCGAAAGAAACGCTCCGTATTGTCGGTATTTCTATCTTAACGACATTTGCATTTTATATTTTTGTAGTTTATGTCCCAACTTACGCCATTAAAGTTTTAGGTGCAGAGCCACAAACAGCCTTTGCTGCGAATACTGTTGGCTTAATTATTTTCATACTGTGTCAGCCTGTATTTGGCTGGCTATCAGACAAAATTGGTCGCAAACCGCAGTTGATCGTATTTGCTGCGGGATATTTAGTTTTCTTTTATCCAATCATTAAGTGGATGGATGGGACTTTTGCATCGATTTTGTTGGTCGAGCTTTTTGGATTGGTTTTATATGCTTTATATACAGCCATTGGCCCCGCGGTCATGTCTGAGCAGTTTCCGACAGAAGTTAGAGCGGTCGGTATTGGTGCACCTTACAATTTGATGGTGGCTTTACTCGGCGGCACGACCCCATATGTACTGACTTGGTTACAAAGTATTGGTAAACAAGATTACTTCTACTTTATGGTACTGGTTGGCGCTTTATTAACATTAATCACATTTATTAAGATGCCTGAAACGGCAGGAAAAGGTTTGGAAGATATAAAATGA
- the tsaD gene encoding tRNA (adenosine(37)-N6)-threonylcarbamoyltransferase complex transferase subunit TsaD: MIVLGLETSCDETGLALYDSELGLRGQVLYSQIKLHAEYGGVVPELASRDHVRKLIPLMNELLEQSGVKKSEIDAVAYTRGPGLMGALMTGALFGRTLAFALNKPAIGVHHMEGHMLAPLLSKTPPEFPFVALLVSGGHSQLMAAYGIGQYELLGESIDDAAGEAFDKVAKMMGLPYPGGPNISKLAEQGDPNAFAFPRPMLHQGLEFSFSGLKTAVSVQMKKLGDENRDADIAASFQEAIVDTLVKKSVKALKQTGLKRLVIAGGVSANKRLRERLEVDLTKIRASVYYAEPALCTDNGAMIAFAGYQRLKAGQQDGLAVTTTPRWPMTELSNPNEA, encoded by the coding sequence ATGATCGTTTTGGGCTTGGAAACGTCGTGTGATGAAACAGGACTGGCACTGTATGATAGCGAGCTGGGGTTGCGCGGACAGGTGTTGTACAGTCAGATTAAACTGCATGCAGAGTATGGCGGGGTGGTGCCAGAACTGGCTTCACGTGACCATGTGCGCAAGCTCATTCCCTTAATGAATGAACTGCTCGAACAAAGCGGCGTGAAAAAATCTGAAATTGATGCAGTGGCTTATACTCGTGGTCCGGGTCTGATGGGCGCACTGATGACTGGTGCACTTTTTGGTCGTACCTTGGCATTTGCCCTCAACAAGCCGGCAATTGGTGTGCATCATATGGAAGGTCATATGCTGGCCCCTTTACTTTCAAAAACGCCGCCAGAATTTCCATTTGTTGCGCTGCTGGTTTCGGGTGGTCATTCACAGTTAATGGCTGCTTATGGTATTGGCCAGTATGAACTGCTGGGCGAGTCGATTGATGATGCGGCTGGTGAAGCTTTCGATAAAGTCGCCAAAATGATGGGCCTGCCATATCCGGGGGGGCCGAATATCTCAAAACTGGCCGAGCAGGGTGATCCAAACGCTTTTGCTTTCCCGCGTCCCATGCTGCATCAGGGGCTGGAGTTTTCATTTAGCGGTTTAAAAACTGCGGTGTCTGTACAAATGAAAAAGCTGGGGGATGAAAACCGGGATGCCGATATTGCTGCCAGCTTCCAGGAAGCCATTGTGGATACTTTAGTAAAAAAATCTGTCAAGGCATTGAAACAGACTGGCTTAAAACGTCTGGTGATTGCCGGTGGAGTAAGTGCCAACAAGCGTTTGCGTGAGCGATTGGAAGTGGATTTAACCAAGATCAGAGCCTCTGTATACTATGCTGAACCTGCACTGTGTACCGATAATGGTGCAATGATTGCTTTTGCAGGTTACCAGCGTTTAAAAGCCGGGCAGCAAGATGGTCTGGCGGTTACTACCACACCGCGTTGGCCGATGACGGAATTGAGTAATCCAAACGAAGCGTGA
- a CDS encoding GatB/YqeY domain-containing protein → MTILKNQITDILKATMRAKEMDKLTVIRSLQAAIKQIEVDERKELDDAQVLAVIEKQIKQRKESIKAFTGAGREDLASKEQAEVEVLSQFLPEAMTEEELDSVIAQTIAAQQATSMKDMGKVMNSLRPLIAGRADPAQVSAKIKAKLA, encoded by the coding sequence ATGACTATTTTAAAAAACCAGATTACTGACATTTTGAAAGCCACCATGCGTGCTAAAGAAATGGACAAGTTAACGGTCATTCGTAGTCTCCAAGCCGCAATTAAGCAAATCGAAGTCGATGAGCGTAAAGAACTTGACGACGCTCAAGTTCTTGCGGTCATTGAAAAACAAATTAAACAACGTAAAGAATCGATCAAAGCCTTTACAGGTGCTGGTCGAGAAGATTTAGCTAGTAAGGAACAAGCCGAAGTTGAGGTTCTCTCTCAATTTCTACCAGAAGCTATGACTGAGGAAGAACTTGATTCCGTGATTGCGCAAACGATTGCAGCGCAACAAGCTACTAGCATGAAAGATATGGGTAAGGTGATGAATTCTCTGCGTCCGCTCATAGCCGGGCGCGCCGATCCTGCACAGGTTTCAGCCAAAATCAAAGCCAAGCTTGCTTAA
- the rpsU gene encoding 30S ribosomal protein S21, which yields MPQVKLKEGEPVDVAIRRFKRSCEKAGVLADVRKREFYEKPTQERKRKKAAAVKRYQKKLARESVRTTRLY from the coding sequence ATGCCACAAGTTAAATTGAAAGAAGGCGAACCAGTAGACGTAGCTATCCGTCGTTTCAAACGTTCATGTGAAAAAGCGGGTGTTTTAGCTGACGTACGTAAGCGCGAATTCTACGAGAAACCAACTCAAGAACGTAAGCGCAAAAAAGCTGCTGCTGTTAAACGCTACCAAAAGAAATTGGCGCGTGAATCAGTACGTACAACTCGCCTTTACTAA
- a CDS encoding DUF3336 domain-containing protein, which yields MLFKDFTQDINPHQAYRIKKLKQQLQLAETYEEWKHIALKIDEESGAQEWKFDNSSPYFDAEVIAHRLGKLRRYRQQKRTRDLMHILCEGLSYDVANIAHPLLFTETYVGTKRIIEEYVEEVSLGLAYIASDECQCLKFEEKIEYFEHCQRAYGQPALMFSGGSTLGLFHTGVCKALMEQDLLPKVMSGSSAGAIMTAMLGVSKPSTYVELLKGHNFFHEAFHFRKLNELLKGNGGLADVKYLKKFLIENLGDVTFAEALKISGLHINIAVAPYDAAQEARIMNAYTSPDVLVWSAVLASCAVPILFPPVRLTSKRYDGQYTPYMGATRWVDGSVRSDFPQEKMARLYNINYTIASQVNPHIVPFMQDDVARFRKGTLSWPQRIVRRQGAVITKGMMDFAREHAGRVPPVRRLLDHGHGVVNQRYYGDVNIVGKYGLRHYTYMLQNPRPHLFKVLQREGERATWPKISLIEMQERVGKTIQHCLELLNYQKTPDLQHEYIAT from the coding sequence ATGCTATTCAAAGATTTTACCCAGGATATTAATCCACATCAGGCCTATCGGATCAAAAAGCTGAAACAGCAGTTACAGCTTGCTGAGACTTATGAGGAGTGGAAACATATTGCGCTAAAGATTGATGAGGAATCAGGTGCACAAGAGTGGAAGTTTGATAATAGCTCGCCGTATTTTGATGCTGAAGTGATTGCGCATCGCTTAGGGAAATTAAGACGTTACCGCCAGCAAAAGCGTACCCGAGATCTGATGCATATCCTGTGTGAAGGGCTGAGCTATGATGTTGCCAATATTGCACATCCTTTGCTTTTTACCGAGACTTATGTCGGCACCAAAAGAATTATTGAAGAATATGTAGAAGAAGTCAGTCTGGGTCTGGCCTATATCGCCTCAGATGAATGTCAGTGCTTGAAATTTGAAGAAAAGATCGAATACTTTGAACATTGTCAGCGTGCTTATGGCCAGCCAGCTTTGATGTTTTCCGGCGGTTCCACTTTGGGGTTATTTCATACTGGTGTATGTAAGGCTTTAATGGAGCAAGACTTGCTGCCCAAAGTCATGTCCGGCTCCAGTGCCGGCGCTATTATGACTGCCATGCTGGGCGTGTCCAAGCCTTCCACTTATGTAGAACTGTTGAAGGGACATAACTTTTTTCATGAAGCTTTTCACTTTCGTAAGCTGAATGAACTGCTCAAAGGTAATGGTGGACTGGCCGATGTCAAATACCTGAAAAAGTTTCTGATTGAGAATCTGGGAGATGTCACTTTTGCAGAAGCCTTAAAAATTTCCGGTCTACATATTAATATCGCGGTTGCTCCTTATGATGCTGCGCAGGAGGCACGGATTATGAATGCCTATACCTCACCAGATGTGCTGGTCTGGAGTGCAGTGCTGGCCTCTTGTGCAGTGCCAATTCTATTTCCACCCGTACGTCTGACCAGTAAACGCTATGATGGTCAATATACCCCGTATATGGGAGCCACGCGCTGGGTCGATGGCAGTGTGCGCAGTGATTTTCCGCAAGAGAAAATGGCGCGGCTTTATAATATCAATTACACCATCGCCAGTCAGGTGAACCCGCATATCGTGCCATTTATGCAGGATGATGTAGCACGTTTCCGCAAAGGGACCTTAAGTTGGCCACAACGTATTGTACGCCGTCAAGGTGCGGTCATTACCAAAGGCATGATGGACTTTGCCCGTGAGCATGCCGGTCGGGTGCCACCAGTCCGCCGTCTGCTGGACCATGGGCATGGGGTGGTCAATCAGCGTTATTATGGCGATGTAAACATCGTCGGAAAATATGGCTTACGTCACTATACTTATATGCTCCAGAATCCGCGGCCGCATCTGTTTAAAGTCTTACAGCGCGAGGGCGAACGGGCGACCTGGCCTAAAATTTCCCTGATCGAAATGCAGGAGCGGGTAGGTAAAACTATTCAGCATTGTCTGGAACTGTTAAATTATCAGAAGACACCAGATCTACAGCACGAATATATTGCAACTTAA